The DNA sequence gctttagccatatcaattttcacCAATGTTGCCACCCTTTGTTTTCTCATTCATTGACTGAATTAATTCTTGCaccaaagtaatattttaaaaaataatacagccTGGAATAAAAGCTGCTTGTTCAGGCGAGATCAACTGAGCTAAAAATGGCGTCATTCGATGCACTAGAACCTTAGAGAGAATTTTATACACAACTCAGCAAAGGCTTATAGGATGGAACTTGTCAAAACTCTTGGGATCTTCTACCTTCGGGATCAACACCCAAAAAAAAGCCATGTAAAATCTAGGCAGTGTAGAACCTGAAAAGAAATCCTTAGCTGCGTCGAGAACATCGTATTTTATTAAATCCCAACAACTCAGATAGAAACCCGAgccaaaaccatcaggtcccGGCGAACTCTCTTTCGGGATAGACTTCAACGCATCATAAATCTCAGCCTCAGACGGCCAACAACTCAGAGAGAAACCCGAGCCAAAACCATCAGATCCTGGCGAACTCTCTTTTGGGATAGACTTTAGCGCATCATAAATCTCAACCTCAGACGGAGCCCTACTAAGAGCCACATTGTTATCCTCTGAGATCGAACACTGAATAAGTGAAGAAAGATCCACCTGTTCAACATTAGAATGAGTAGAAAGAAATTGCTGGGAATAATTTAAAGCCCCATTATGAACCTGTTCTGGCGACTCCAAAATGGTACCATTCTCAAATTGCATGTAAAAAATGATCTTATTTTTCCTTCGTTGGTTAACCACtgcatggaaaaattttgtattctgaTCCACTTCTGTAAGCCACTTCTTTTTAGCCAATTGAGCAAGTCTGGTCTCTTCCATTTGTTCCCAGATATCTAATTCAAGTTTAGTaaccaaaaaatcaaattcgACTTCATGATCGTGGCCACCTTGAAGACGACTCTCTAAAACCTCCAATCTCTCTTCTAACTCTTTAATATTCTGCCCAACATGCCCAAAGACTTGTTGATTCCAAGCTCGGAACGctatctttgttttctttagCTTTTTCGCTAAACATAAAAGACTCATTGCCTGAGTAGGCTTCTTCCAAACGTCTTCCACACAAGTTTTAAAATCCGCATGAATAGTCCACATATTTTAGAAGTGAAAAGGATGAGGACCATAGCTAACCACATGTTTTTTGAAGGAAATGAGCATAGGACAGTGACCCGACGATGTCTTCTTTTTAAGATATTCAAAGAA is a window from the Juglans regia cultivar Chandler chromosome 7, Walnut 2.0, whole genome shotgun sequence genome containing:
- the LOC118348934 gene encoding uncharacterized protein LOC118348934 encodes the protein MWTIHADFKTCVEDVWKKPTQAMSLLCLAKKLKKTKIAFRAWNQQVFGHVGQNIKELEERLEVLESRLQGGHDHEVEFDFLVTKLELDIWEQMEETRLAQLAKKKWLTEVDQNTKFFHAVVNQRRKNKIIFYMQFENGTILESPEQVHNGALNYSQQFLSTHSNVEQVDLSSLIQCSISEDNNVALSRAPSEVEIYDALKSIPKESSPGSDGFGSGFSLSCWPSEAEIYDALKSIPKESSPGPDGFGSGFYLSCWDLIKYDVLDAAKDFFSGSTLPRFYMAFFWVLIPKVEDPKSFDKFHPISLC